One segment of Pantoea sp. Lij88 DNA contains the following:
- the ybgE gene encoding cyd operon protein YbgE has product MRTLIRMLYDLMDKGPLRVLSLLLALLTAGGVMWDPTRFANHAGQLPALQGLVLIWAVCSGVIHGVGFRPQQTRWQALFSPLPAMLVLLIALYRFYL; this is encoded by the coding sequence ATGCGTACGTTAATTCGGATGCTCTATGATCTGATGGATAAGGGCCCGTTACGGGTCCTTTCACTGCTGCTGGCACTGCTGACGGCAGGTGGCGTGATGTGGGATCCGACCCGTTTTGCTAATCACGCGGGCCAGCTGCCCGCGTTGCAGGGTCTCGTGCTGATCTGGGCAGTCTGCAGTGGCGTGATCCACGGTGTGGGCTTCCGGCCACAGCAAACCCGATGGCAGGCGCTGTTTAGCCCGTTACCCGCCATGCTGGTGCTATTGATTGCGCTTTACCGTTTTTACCTTTAA
- the cydX gene encoding cytochrome bd-I oxidase subunit CydX, translated as MWYFAWILGTLLACAFGIVTALAIEHVEAQDEPR; from the coding sequence ATGTGGTATTTTGCCTGGATTCTCGGCACGTTGCTGGCCTGTGCCTTTGGTATCGTGACCGCGCTGGCGATTGAACACGTTGAAGCGCAGGATGAGCCTCGCTGA
- the cydB gene encoding cytochrome d ubiquinol oxidase subunit II — MFDYEVLRFVWWLLIGVLLIGFAVADGFDMGVGMLTRILGRTDTERRIMINSIAPHWDGNQVWLITAGGALFAAWPMVYAAAFSGFYVAMILVLASLFFRPVGFDYRSKIEDNRWRGAWDWGIFIGSFVPPLVIGVAFGNLLQGVPFHADAYLRLFYTGNFFQLLNPFGLLAGVVSVAMILVQGATYLQMRTTGELHLRSRTAAQLAALVMMVCFILAGVWVKYGIDGYVVTSTMDHFAASNPLGKTVVREAGAWMVNFQNHPVLWLFPLLGVVLPLLTILCSRVEKGAWAFLFSSLTLACVIMTAGIAMFPFIMPSSTVPGTSLTMWDATSSLLTLQTMTVAAAIFVPIILIYTTWCYWKMFGRITKEHIESNSHSLY, encoded by the coding sequence ATGTTTGATTATGAAGTTCTGCGCTTTGTCTGGTGGCTGTTGATTGGCGTGCTGCTGATCGGCTTTGCCGTTGCAGATGGTTTTGATATGGGCGTCGGCATGCTGACGCGCATCCTGGGTCGCACCGATACTGAACGTCGCATTATGATTAACAGTATTGCCCCGCACTGGGACGGCAACCAGGTCTGGCTGATCACGGCCGGTGGCGCACTGTTTGCCGCCTGGCCGATGGTCTACGCGGCGGCCTTCTCTGGCTTCTACGTGGCGATGATTCTGGTGCTGGCGTCGCTGTTCTTCCGTCCGGTCGGCTTTGATTACCGTTCGAAGATTGAAGACAACCGCTGGCGCGGTGCCTGGGACTGGGGCATTTTCATTGGCAGTTTCGTGCCGCCGCTGGTGATTGGCGTGGCCTTTGGCAACCTGTTACAGGGCGTGCCGTTCCATGCCGATGCGTATCTGCGCCTGTTCTACACCGGTAACTTCTTCCAGCTGCTGAATCCGTTTGGTCTGCTGGCGGGAGTGGTGAGCGTAGCGATGATTCTGGTGCAGGGCGCGACGTATCTGCAGATGCGTACCACCGGCGAACTGCATCTGCGTTCGCGCACTGCCGCTCAACTTGCCGCGCTGGTGATGATGGTCTGCTTCATCCTGGCGGGTGTCTGGGTGAAATATGGTATCGATGGCTATGTGGTGACCAGCACGATGGATCACTTCGCCGCCTCTAACCCACTGGGTAAAACCGTGGTGCGCGAAGCGGGTGCCTGGATGGTGAACTTCCAGAACCATCCTGTGCTGTGGCTGTTCCCACTGCTGGGTGTGGTGCTGCCGCTGCTGACCATCCTCTGCTCGCGGGTTGAGAAGGGCGCCTGGGCGTTCCTGTTCTCCTCACTGACGCTGGCCTGCGTCATCATGACCGCCGGCATTGCGATGTTCCCGTTCATCATGCCATCCAGCACCGTGCCGGGGACCAGCCTGACGATGTGGGATGCAACGTCCAGTCTGCTGACGCTGCAAACGATGACCGTTGCCGCCGCTATCTTTGTGCCCATCATTCTGATTTACACCACCTGGTGCTACTGGAAGATGTTTGGTCGTATCACCAAAGAGCATATTGAAAGCAACAGTCACTCACTCTATTAA